In Hypomesus transpacificus isolate Combined female chromosome 4, fHypTra1, whole genome shotgun sequence, the following are encoded in one genomic region:
- the lrrc3b gene encoding leucine-rich repeat-containing protein 3B has product MTPLDLWLSRSIPMCLLLQSLLLMALCFHSASMCPKGCTCKRADPLPHGLNVTCSQSRLKEIPPDLPSDTAHLRLDHNQISAVPDRAFQGLRLLRELNLSYNAVETLGEGSFGGVEATLQLLDLSHNRITNVHKDAFARLKARVLVDDNPWHCDCALQQALGGMAHNHEAAARVLCRSSELRDQEGRPFLAVDTDLCNLAKRTTDYAMLVTMFGWFAMVISYVVYYVRQNQEDARRHLEYLKSLPSKPKKPDEAEDISTVV; this is encoded by the coding sequence ATGACTCCGCTGGACCTGTGGCTGTCACGCTCCATTCCCATGTGCCTGCTCCTCCAGAGCCTGCTGCTCATGGCCTTGTGCTTCCACTCGGCCAGCATGTGCCCCAAGGGCTGCACCTGCAAACGTGCCGACCCCCTCCCCCATGGACTCAACGTCACCTGCAGCCAGTCCCGGCTGAAAGAGATCCCCCCAGACCTTCCCTCCGACACCGCCCACCTCAGACTTGACCACAACCAGATCAGCGCCGTCCCCGACCGCGCCTTCCAGGGCCTCAGGCTGCTGCGGGAGCTCAACCTGTCCTACAATGCCGTGGAAACCCTGGGGGAGGGCTCCTTTGGTGGCGTGGAGGCCACATTACAGCTGCTGGATCTCTCCCACAACCGCATCACTAATGTACACAAGGACGCTTTCGCCCGGCTCAAGGCTCGTGTTCTGGTGGACGATAACCCCTGGCACTGTGACTGTGCACTCCAGCAGGCGCTGGGCGGCATGGCCCACAACCACGAGGCTGCGGCCCGGGTCCTCTGTCGGAGCTCGGAGCTTCGTGACCAGGAGGGACGGCCCTTTCTGGCAGTGGACACGGATCTCTGTAACCTGGCCAAGAGGACCACTGACTACGCCATGCTGGTGACAATGTTTGGCTGGTTTGCCATGGTCATTTCATACGTGGTGTATTATGTTCGTCAAAACCAGGAAGACGCCCGCCGCCACCTTGAGTACCTCAAGTCTCTTCCCAGCAAGCCCAAGAAACCAGACGAGGCAGAAGACATCAGCACAGTTGTGTGA